CTCTTTCTTAAAAAGAAATCTAATAAAAAAAAACGGCAAAGAGGATTGCCGTGCATTTTTTTGCAAAAAAGCCTTGATCGCTAGTGGATATCCATTTTTGAGAAAAGATTCAATACGGCGACGCCTGAAATAATCAGGACGAGCCCGATAATGGCGCCCAAATCCGGCATCTGCTTGAAAAAGAAAATGCCGCTTATTGTAATTAGGGCGATGCCCAGTGCCGACCAGGTGGCGTACGCGATGCCGATGGGGATGGTGCGCAGGCATAGACTCAGCAGGTAAAGCGAGGCGACATAGCAGATGAGCGAGGCTAAGGAAGGAACAAGTTTGGTGAATTGTTCCGACATCTTGAGGAGCGTGGTGCCGGCGGCTTCTGCAAAAATGGCGAGGATAAGGAATACGTAGTTGAACATAGGAGTAATATACAAATTAAATTTTTATATTGTGAAAAAAATGAGAGGAATCCATGCCGAGTTCAGAGAAGTATCGTGACCACGTTTTGGAGCAGTTCAATGGGAAGCTGCTTGAAGGAGGTTTCCGTGTGACGACCCGCAAGATGATGGGCGAGTACATCCTTTACGCTGATGGAAAAATT
This genomic interval from Fibrobacter sp. UBA4297 contains the following:
- a CDS encoding DMT family transporter, with amino-acid sequence MFNYVFLILAIFAEAAGTTLLKMSEQFTKLVPSLASLICYVASLYLLSLCLRTIPIGIAYATWSALGIALITISGIFFFKQMPDLGAIIGLVLIISGVAVLNLFSKMDIH